The Candidatus Dependentiae bacterium genomic interval ACGGTTAATAGCAATGTAAAACTTACTATTTCATCAGATGCAGTTAAACAAATTGAACGCTTGAATTTTCATGTAATAGCAGACTTATTAGCTGGTTTGGCTACTCAGCAACCTGCAGAGCTTGCTCGAGCCTTTGCAACCCTTGCAGCACTTGAAGTGCAAGGGAGACGTATAAACATTTATCCTGGAATGAAGCCGATTGATTCTACATCTGTTATTAAAAATAATGGTAAAAAGAATCCACTTGAAATTCCTCTTCTGGATGACGAGCATAGGGTTGCTACATTACTTGAGCTTCAAGAAGAGCACGATGCAGTTTCTCAAGCTCTTGAGAAGAGTTATGCAAGTATTCAATGACACTCAAAAACAGTAAATAAGTAAGATACAATGAGGGGGTGGTGCATGACGCATCGCTCCCTCATTTCTTTTGCAATAAACTGGTCGACAAATTGACGAGCTCCAGGTAGATTAGAAGCGGTGTTTTGCATTAAATCAATGAGCAAGACGTGCATATGATTTACCTGAGGAGCTCGACATGGCCGGACATTCTAAATGGAAAACGATAAAAAATAAAAAAGAGAAACAAGATTCCAAGCGTGGTAAAATCTTTACCAAGCTTGTTCGCGAAATTATGGTTGCTGCTAAAGAGGGCGGCGGAGACCCAGCTGGAAATGCCCGGCTTCGCATTGTTCTTGAAAATGCAAAAGCCATGAATATGCCTCAAGACAATATTACCCGCGCTATAAAAAAAGGTTGCGGTGAGCTTGAAGGCGTTAACTACGAATCTTTTACCTACGAAGGCTATGGTCCTCATAGCACTGCTGTTATGATTGAAACACTCAGTGATAATAAAAATCGTACAGTTTCTGATCTGCGTCATCTTTTTTCAAAGTCCGGTGGTAACTTAGCTGAAAGTGGCACCGTTTCTTGGATGTTCGAGCACAAAGGTGTTATTCGTGCTGAAAGCAAGCTTTCTGAAGATGACCTTCTGGAAAAATTTCTTGATTATAATGTTGATGATATATCACTGGATGATGGTACCGTTACCATTACGTGCCCTTCACAAGATTTTGATAAAATCAAAAAAGCCGCAGCAAGTATGGGCATAAAGCCCGAATCAGCAGGCATTGAATGGGTACCTAAAAATCCAATGGCACTTGAAGATAAAGATCAAGAAGAGAGTGTTATGAACTTTCTTGATAAGCTTGAAGATCTGGATGACGTTCAGAATGTTTACGCAAATATTGAGTAAATAAAATCAAGGAGAGCTTGTGCTTTTAAGTATGACCGGTTTTAGTACGGTAACCACCATGATCGATTTAAAGAGCGCAGGTCGCGTTTCTTTGGCCATAGAAGTCAAAGCGGTTAACTCTCGTTTTTTTGAATCAGTGTGCAAACTTCCAAGTCTGCTCAGCGCGCTTGAGGTGAGCATCAATAGCATCTTGCAGCGTTCATTACTGCGTGGTCGTGTTTATTTGACCATTCGCCTTGGGCGGGAAAATGAAGCTTTTGAGTCAATTGCTTTGAGTGAACGCGCGTTACAAGGTTATGTTGCTGCAGCACAGGCCATCAAGGAAAAATTTGGAGTTCAAGGTGAACTAACCCTTCACGATTTGATGCAATTACCAAATGTTTTTGTTGCTGAACGGAGCGAACTGAGCTCAGAAGAAGAAACTGTAGTTCTTGACTTGATTAAGCAAGCAGCAGAAAAACTTAATGCAACTCGCCGCGAAGAGGGTAACACCTTGCAGCAAGATATTGATATGCGCTTGTTGCTTTGTTCAAAAAAAGTTGAAGAGATTAAGGCCGGCTTTGAACTGCTGATGGTTGAACAAAAAAAGCTTATTGTTCAGTACCTTGAGCCTGCACAAAATGGTGATGAGCAAGCAAAAGCGAATCTTGAAAGTGCTTACTCGGTTTTGAATAAAATTGATATTAATGAAGAAGTGACGCGATTTAAGAGCCACTTAAGCAGTGTTCAAGCATTTTTGAATTTACAGCAAACTGAAAAAGGTAAGCGCCTAGACTTTATCTTGCAAGAGCTCATGCGTGAAGTAAACACCATGATGGCTAAGTGCTCAAACTATCAGATTAGTTCTGCTGCAGTTGACATTAAAGTTGAGCTTGAGAAAATTCGAGAACAAATTCAAAACATTGTGTAAAGTTTTTTTATGACCAATCAGCTGGTTTCATGTGAGCTTCTTAAAAAAGCCCAAAAAATTCTTTTCATCATTCCACGGTCAATAAGCCACTTTACTTATTTATATGGCTATTTTGTGGCATTTGCAAAAGAATATCC includes:
- a CDS encoding YebC/PmpR family DNA-binding transcriptional regulator, which produces MAGHSKWKTIKNKKEKQDSKRGKIFTKLVREIMVAAKEGGGDPAGNARLRIVLENAKAMNMPQDNITRAIKKGCGELEGVNYESFTYEGYGPHSTAVMIETLSDNKNRTVSDLRHLFSKSGGNLAESGTVSWMFEHKGVIRAESKLSEDDLLEKFLDYNVDDISLDDGTVTITCPSQDFDKIKKAAASMGIKPESAGIEWVPKNPMALEDKDQEESVMNFLDKLEDLDDVQNVYANIE
- a CDS encoding YicC family protein, encoding MLLSMTGFSTVTTMIDLKSAGRVSLAIEVKAVNSRFFESVCKLPSLLSALEVSINSILQRSLLRGRVYLTIRLGRENEAFESIALSERALQGYVAAAQAIKEKFGVQGELTLHDLMQLPNVFVAERSELSSEEETVVLDLIKQAAEKLNATRREEGNTLQQDIDMRLLLCSKKVEEIKAGFELLMVEQKKLIVQYLEPAQNGDEQAKANLESAYSVLNKIDINEEVTRFKSHLSSVQAFLNLQQTEKGKRLDFILQELMREVNTMMAKCSNYQISSAAVDIKVELEKIREQIQNIV